ATCCGCTGAAGTTCCCCGACCTCAACCATGCGGTCAAACGTGATCCGCGTACCAACATGCGCAGCGCCGACAACAATTGGGATTTCTGGACCAATCTGCCCGAGGCCCTGCACCAAGTCACCATCGTAATGTCCGATCGCGGTCTGCCTGCCACCTACCGGCACATGGACGGATTCGGCAGCCATACGTTCAGCTTCATCAATGCCAGCGATGAACGGTTCTGGGTCAAATTCCATTTCAAGACCCAGCAGGGCATAAGGAACCTGACCGATGAAGAGGCCGGGCAAATCGTTGCCGGGGATCGCGAAAGCCACCAGCGTGATCTTTGCGACAGTATCGAGAACGGCGATCACTGGAACCATCGCGAGGACGAGGATTACTTCTCGCAATCCGGTAACCTGTTCCGCCTGATGACCCCCGAGCAGCAACAGGTGCTGTTCGAAAATACCACCCGTCCGATTGGCCCGGCATGACTTGAGATCAAACACCGGCATATCCGCATCTGCACCAAGGCAGACCCGGCCTATGGCGCAGGTGTCGCGCAGGCACTTGGGCTCGATATCGGAACCATCGCGGCAGAATGATAAAAGCCTCCCCTGCAGGCGCGTTTCAAACCCTGCGCGCCTGCCGGCCGAACCGATCTGACCGGGATCGGTTCGGCCTTTTTTTTGGCAAGAGTGAACAGAATGGGGCCGAACCATGCATCAGGGGGCGCGGATACACCCCCCTGACATTGTGCTGTTCGGAACCGGCTCACTGAAGCGTTTTGAGATAGGCCAGAAGATCAGCAAGCTGCTCTTCTTTCTTGACCCCTGGAAAGGTCATCTTTGTTCCGGGCAGATACTTCTTGGGGGCGGCAAGGAAGCCTGCCAGATGTTCCTCGTCCCAAGTATATCCGGCCTCGGCCATGGGTTGGGAATACTTGAAACCCTCAACCG
This Ruegeria pomeroyi DSS-3 DNA region includes the following protein-coding sequences:
- a CDS encoding c-type cytochrome: MKTFMLSGLVIAGLACSAQADGDPEEGKKVFKKCAACHAIEEGKNKVGPSMFGVWERPAGAVEGFKYSQPMAEAGYTWDEEHLAGFLAAPKKYLPGTKMTFPGVKKEEQLADLLAYLKTLQ